One genomic segment of Rubripirellula tenax includes these proteins:
- a CDS encoding FliA/WhiG family RNA polymerase sigma factor, whose product MAATATADDEILQVWQEFKKLEKDALDYEDLRNRLVERYMPLVRYNGERIWQRLPDGVELDDLISAGIFGLMDAIDAYDMDRGVKFETYCVPRIRGAMLDELRTMDWVPRLVRSKASKLAAAKKALETKHGRAPTVAELSEHMELPIAEIEKMQSDANAVGVVSLNKKWYETDSYKDVREIDVLEDKKGEDPTIRVQKNDLMRLVTKGLNRNERLIIILYYYEELTMKEIGATLDLSESRVSQMHTSIVNRLQQQLGYRRLEFGA is encoded by the coding sequence ATGGCAGCGACAGCCACAGCCGACGACGAGATCCTACAAGTCTGGCAAGAGTTCAAGAAGCTGGAAAAGGATGCTCTCGATTATGAGGACCTCCGAAATCGGTTGGTTGAGCGTTACATGCCCTTGGTCCGCTACAACGGCGAGCGAATTTGGCAACGTCTCCCCGACGGTGTCGAGCTTGACGACCTGATCAGCGCTGGCATCTTCGGCTTGATGGACGCAATCGATGCGTACGACATGGATCGTGGCGTCAAGTTCGAAACCTACTGTGTGCCGCGAATTCGCGGTGCGATGTTGGACGAACTTCGCACGATGGACTGGGTTCCTCGCTTGGTTCGCAGCAAAGCCAGCAAGTTGGCTGCTGCGAAAAAGGCGCTCGAGACCAAACACGGCCGCGCTCCGACCGTCGCCGAATTGTCCGAGCACATGGAACTTCCGATCGCCGAGATCGAGAAAATGCAATCGGATGCCAACGCCGTTGGTGTCGTATCGCTGAATAAAAAGTGGTACGAAACCGACAGCTACAAAGACGTCCGCGAGATCGACGTACTCGAAGATAAGAAGGGTGAAGACCCGACGATTCGCGTACAGAAGAATGACCTGATGCGATTGGTCACCAAGGGTCTGAACCGAAACGAACGCCTGATCATCATTCTTTACTACTACGAAGAATTGACAATGAAGGAAATCGGCGCGACATTGGATCTGTCGGAATCGCGAGTCAGCCAAATGCACACGTCGATCGTGAACCGCTTGCAGCAGCAACTGGGCTATCGACGCTTGGAATTCGGCGCCTAA
- a CDS encoding DUF1559 family PulG-like putative transporter has product MPFLFTCPECQTKTQVDDRYSGLAGQCVTCGAKIQMPSFSTPSPAPSAPPSNSKTKSVGWIAAIVVAFLLIGSLLFAMIRFGGQTMSTLASNREQTASIRNLERIASAINAYAADQGTYPPAILRDSKQAALHSWRVLLLPYLGEDDLYNRFDLNLAWDHPINIEAAGYGAPSVYQHPSGNANGLYGQSSYYLITGPGTLFPSRGSLGPADVTDDLSQTILVTEAVVTSQMWTEPIDLDVTRMQGNISTNLGNEPGGLSTGGVTVVTTDGRGHFIADTIDPAVFRALVSPQGGERLADDVLD; this is encoded by the coding sequence ATGCCCTTTTTGTTTACTTGCCCCGAGTGTCAAACGAAAACACAAGTCGATGATCGCTACAGCGGTTTGGCGGGTCAATGCGTGACATGCGGCGCCAAGATCCAGATGCCAAGTTTTTCGACGCCCTCCCCTGCCCCGTCGGCGCCCCCGTCCAATAGCAAAACGAAATCCGTCGGTTGGATCGCAGCCATCGTTGTCGCGTTCCTTTTGATTGGAAGCCTGCTGTTCGCCATGATTCGCTTCGGCGGTCAAACGATGTCGACACTGGCGAGCAACCGCGAGCAAACGGCATCGATTCGAAATCTGGAACGGATCGCGTCGGCGATCAACGCTTACGCAGCCGACCAGGGTACCTATCCGCCCGCGATCCTTCGCGATTCCAAACAGGCCGCCCTGCACTCTTGGCGAGTTCTCTTGCTGCCCTACCTGGGCGAAGACGATCTTTACAACCGGTTCGATTTAAATCTTGCTTGGGATCATCCCATCAACATCGAGGCGGCCGGCTACGGTGCTCCCTCGGTCTATCAACACCCCTCTGGAAACGCGAACGGCCTCTACGGCCAATCAAGTTATTACTTGATCACAGGCCCGGGTACGCTTTTCCCAAGTCGCGGTTCGCTCGGCCCGGCGGACGTAACGGATGACCTGTCGCAAACGATTTTGGTAACCGAAGCGGTCGTCACGTCTCAGATGTGGACCGAACCGATCGACTTGGATGTCACGCGGATGCAGGGAAACATTTCGACCAATCTGGGCAACGAACCCGGCGGACTATCGACCGGCGGCGTCACCGTTGTCACCACAGACGGTCGCGGTCACTTCATCGCCGACACGATCGACCCGGCCGTGTTCCGCGCCTTGGTTTCACCCCAAGGCGGCGAGCGACTGGCGGATGATGTTCTGGATTGA
- a CDS encoding serine/threonine protein kinase, with protein MSKSRDFLGPYRLARLIRQGSTADIWEAIDENTQDRFALKMLRENKADKAEIALLKHEYNVAKDLASPRIIKVIDYREDNGRVYLVLELFSELNMKQALRRGPESLAFMLDKIVEQAAEGLYYMHTKNWIHLDIKPDNFLVSREGVVKLIDFTISEKKKTGLSKLLYSSKVARGTRSYMAPEQIRRKVCDERTDIYAFGCVLYELVTGKPPYTGDTPNDLLNKHLTASVPSPIVHNDNVSREFADLVKSMMAKKPDSRPPSMWEFLKVLRGIEIFNKRPRKPKISVFDSMPGIRGAEDMLMKDQGLLDDDDDGSGQQATGGR; from the coding sequence ATGTCGAAATCACGCGACTTCCTTGGCCCGTACCGACTTGCCCGTTTGATCCGTCAAGGCAGTACAGCGGATATCTGGGAAGCGATTGACGAAAACACGCAAGACCGCTTTGCGTTGAAAATGCTGCGTGAGAACAAGGCCGACAAGGCAGAGATCGCGCTGCTGAAGCACGAGTACAACGTCGCCAAGGATTTGGCCAGTCCGCGGATCATCAAGGTCATCGACTATCGCGAAGACAATGGACGCGTCTACCTGGTGCTCGAATTGTTCAGCGAACTGAACATGAAGCAGGCGCTCCGTCGCGGACCTGAATCACTCGCCTTCATGCTTGACAAGATCGTCGAACAAGCAGCCGAGGGTTTGTATTACATGCACACCAAGAATTGGATTCACCTCGATATCAAGCCGGATAATTTTCTGGTCAGCCGCGAAGGGGTTGTGAAGCTGATTGACTTTACGATTTCTGAAAAAAAGAAAACGGGCTTGAGCAAGCTGCTCTACAGTTCGAAGGTCGCTCGGGGTACACGCAGTTACATGGCCCCCGAACAAATTCGTCGTAAGGTGTGCGATGAGCGAACGGATATCTACGCGTTCGGCTGCGTCCTCTATGAATTGGTAACCGGCAAACCGCCGTATACGGGCGATACGCCCAACGACTTGCTAAACAAACACTTGACCGCATCGGTCCCCAGCCCCATCGTTCACAACGACAACGTCAGCCGCGAGTTTGCAGACTTGGTCAAAAGCATGATGGCCAAGAAACCAGACAGTCGCCCGCCGTCGATGTGGGAGTTTCTGAAGGTATTGCGCGGTATTGAAATCTTCAACAAACGGCCTCGCAAACCGAAGATCAGTGTCTTTGACAGCATGCCGGGCATCCGAGGTGCCGAGGACATGTTGATGAAGGACCAGGGACTACTGGATGATGACGACGACGGCAGCGGTCAACAAGCAACGGGAGGACGATAA
- a CDS encoding methyltransferase, protein MTEPAENYPNPPFPAAMAPLPSERLAMDRLPSVVNSVVTGAIETCVVMSPGRGQAGAMVKAMSPDATVIQWYVDSFRAAQSTAIVAQGDIKIDVVCSSDLPEIAVDLAVLPVLKNGEAEMNRDLLQQAYQRLRVGGHLIAAVNAPRDKWLLTQMQSMFSKVHCHSDQDGWAYVGKKQGELKKVRSFDAEIEFLVDGRVMKTFSRPSVFSHRSIDTAARVMIREVAIPSGANVLELGCGNGAVAMAAAVRSVTGHAYAVDCNARAIECVTRAMDANEIRNMTPILNHDGVLPDVPPCDIALLNPPYYGDFAIAAHFIRTASAKLKPGGDVWVVTKQTDKYENQSWPGLVWHSVIQAQGYDLINYRKPVAS, encoded by the coding sequence ATGACCGAGCCTGCCGAGAACTACCCCAATCCGCCCTTCCCCGCCGCGATGGCACCTTTGCCGTCCGAGAGGTTGGCGATGGATCGATTGCCCAGTGTCGTTAACAGTGTCGTTACGGGGGCGATCGAGACCTGTGTTGTTATGTCGCCGGGACGTGGTCAAGCGGGAGCGATGGTCAAAGCGATGTCGCCCGACGCCACCGTGATCCAGTGGTACGTCGATTCATTTCGAGCCGCTCAATCGACAGCGATCGTTGCCCAAGGCGACATCAAGATCGACGTGGTTTGTTCTTCCGATCTGCCCGAGATTGCCGTCGATTTGGCCGTCCTGCCAGTGCTGAAAAACGGCGAAGCGGAAATGAATCGTGACCTGTTGCAACAGGCTTACCAGCGGCTTCGCGTCGGCGGGCACTTGATTGCCGCGGTCAATGCGCCGCGCGACAAGTGGTTGCTCACCCAGATGCAATCGATGTTTTCCAAGGTCCACTGCCACAGCGATCAAGACGGCTGGGCGTACGTTGGGAAGAAGCAGGGTGAGCTGAAAAAAGTGCGTTCGTTTGATGCGGAGATCGAGTTTCTTGTCGATGGTCGTGTCATGAAAACCTTCTCACGTCCATCGGTGTTTTCGCACCGATCAATCGACACGGCGGCGAGGGTGATGATCCGTGAAGTCGCGATACCGTCGGGCGCGAACGTGTTGGAATTGGGTTGTGGCAACGGCGCCGTCGCGATGGCCGCAGCCGTCCGGTCCGTGACCGGCCATGCGTATGCCGTCGACTGCAACGCTCGCGCGATCGAGTGCGTCACGCGTGCGATGGACGCCAACGAGATACGCAACATGACGCCAATCCTAAACCATGACGGTGTGTTGCCTGATGTTCCACCTTGCGACATTGCGCTGCTGAATCCACCCTACTATGGTGATTTCGCGATCGCCGCCCATTTCATTCGGACCGCATCGGCCAAGCTAAAGCCCGGTGGTGATGTTTGGGTCGTCACCAAACAGACCGACAAGTACGAAAACCAATCTTGGCCGGGACTCGTTTGGCACTCGGTCATCCAGGCACAAGGTTATGACTTGATCAACTATCGGAAGCCGGTTGCGTCTTAG
- a CDS encoding metal-dependent hydrolase, which yields MADFKSHITGSTLVGVGYGYWGVVSQSMSIESGLLAGGLCAVSGMLPDLDSDSGVPLRETSMFVAAVAPMLMIDRFRDLGISHESMALAAMLIYIAIRFVAVEFFKRYTVHRGMWHSIPAAMVAGMLAYLVMPCPSESIRVYKSIAVVLGFVTHLVMDEIWAIDVRRGFRLKKSFGTALKFIGPNMVANTAVYAQLGLLIYLAIGDHGIVERIRSRTLLERHYIAQPDPAMNQGLSWPPWR from the coding sequence GTGGCAGATTTTAAATCGCACATAACCGGAAGCACGCTCGTCGGAGTCGGATACGGCTACTGGGGTGTTGTCTCGCAATCCATGTCCATCGAAAGCGGACTATTGGCCGGTGGACTCTGCGCGGTCAGCGGCATGCTTCCTGACCTGGATAGCGATTCCGGAGTGCCGCTTCGCGAAACCAGCATGTTCGTGGCAGCGGTCGCGCCGATGCTGATGATTGATCGATTTCGTGATTTGGGAATCTCGCACGAGTCGATGGCGCTGGCGGCGATGCTGATCTACATTGCCATTCGTTTCGTTGCCGTCGAGTTCTTTAAACGCTACACGGTGCATCGCGGGATGTGGCACAGTATCCCGGCAGCAATGGTCGCTGGCATGTTGGCTTACTTGGTGATGCCCTGCCCTAGTGAATCCATTCGCGTATACAAGTCAATCGCCGTCGTCCTTGGCTTCGTCACCCACTTGGTCATGGATGAGATTTGGGCGATCGATGTTCGTCGTGGGTTTCGATTGAAGAAATCGTTTGGCACGGCTTTAAAGTTCATCGGCCCTAACATGGTCGCGAACACGGCGGTCTATGCTCAGCTGGGACTGTTGATCTACTTGGCGATTGGCGACCACGGAATCGTTGAACGAATTCGTTCGCGTACTTTGCTGGAACGTCACTACATCGCACAGCCCGATCCGGCGATGAACCAGGGTTTAAGCTGGCCCCCGTGGCGCTGA
- a CDS encoding glycosyltransferase family 4 protein, translating to MRIAHVITRMIIGGAQENTLLNCLDLIRDHADDVLLITGPAVGPEGDLLSEGRAGELPIRMLDSLRRSIHPARDWKASRDIRAAIRDFRPDVVHTHSAKGGLLGRAVAWGEHVPAVIHSVHGAPFHPYQSFAAREFFKRCERWAARRCHRMVSVADAMTDLMVDAGVAPREKFQTIYSGMDVEPFVNANDHRTEIRNRFGFTDDHVVIGKIARLFHLKGHKDLVEASADVVRQNPNVRFLLVGDGILRSELQQQIASMGLGDHFVFAGLVPPAEVPSLIGAMDVLAHTSYREGLARALPQALIAGKPIISYDVDGAREVAINGETGFLVDPQDISGLAQAMVSLAADEAMRRRMGGEGQSRFTDQFRHQTMTREIRRLYQQVLAQT from the coding sequence GTGCGAATTGCTCACGTCATCACACGTATGATCATCGGTGGTGCGCAAGAGAATACGCTACTGAATTGCTTGGACTTGATCCGCGATCACGCGGACGACGTGCTCTTGATCACGGGGCCGGCGGTGGGCCCCGAAGGAGACCTGTTAAGCGAGGGTAGGGCAGGGGAGTTGCCGATTCGCATGTTGGACAGTTTGCGTCGTTCGATCCATCCGGCGCGTGACTGGAAAGCAAGTCGAGACATTCGAGCAGCGATTCGCGATTTCCGCCCCGATGTCGTTCACACCCACAGCGCCAAAGGCGGACTCCTTGGACGCGCCGTCGCTTGGGGCGAGCATGTTCCAGCGGTCATTCACTCGGTTCATGGTGCCCCCTTTCATCCCTATCAATCATTTGCTGCGCGAGAGTTTTTTAAACGATGCGAACGCTGGGCCGCCCGTCGTTGCCATCGCATGGTCAGCGTTGCCGATGCGATGACCGACCTGATGGTCGACGCGGGCGTTGCACCACGAGAAAAGTTTCAAACCATCTACAGCGGCATGGACGTGGAACCGTTCGTCAACGCGAATGACCATCGAACGGAGATACGAAATCGTTTTGGCTTCACCGATGACCATGTCGTGATCGGGAAGATTGCCAGACTCTTTCACCTGAAAGGGCACAAAGATTTGGTGGAGGCATCGGCAGACGTTGTTCGCCAGAATCCGAACGTTCGATTCTTGCTGGTCGGCGATGGGATCCTACGCTCCGAACTTCAGCAGCAGATCGCATCCATGGGCCTGGGCGATCACTTTGTGTTTGCCGGACTGGTGCCGCCAGCAGAAGTGCCGTCGCTGATTGGTGCAATGGATGTGCTTGCCCACACGTCCTATCGAGAGGGGCTTGCCCGCGCGCTTCCCCAAGCTTTGATCGCTGGCAAACCGATCATTAGCTACGACGTCGACGGGGCCCGTGAGGTTGCGATCAACGGCGAGACGGGATTCTTGGTCGATCCCCAGGACATTTCCGGATTAGCCCAGGCGATGGTTTCCTTGGCCGCGGACGAAGCGATGCGACGTCGGATGGGCGGGGAAGGGCAGTCGCGTTTTACCGACCAATTCCGCCACCAGACCATGACACGCGAAATTCGCCGTCTTTACCAGCAGGTATTGGCCCAAACGTAA
- the dtd gene encoding D-aminoacyl-tRNA deacylase → MRVVIQRVTQASVHVDGTVVGEVQGGLLVLVGIGQGDTQSEVRWLAEKTASLRIFSDGDGKMNLSIKDIGGSALVVSQFTLLADCQKGRRPAFTDAADPDIAKRLYQQFAEELAILGVPVERGVFAADMKVSLVNDGPVTIVIDRHPSAQVGASAPRGPA, encoded by the coding sequence ATGCGAGTTGTGATCCAAAGAGTCACCCAGGCAAGCGTCCATGTCGATGGCACCGTGGTCGGCGAGGTCCAGGGTGGATTGTTGGTGCTTGTCGGGATAGGGCAGGGCGATACGCAATCGGAAGTGCGTTGGCTTGCTGAGAAAACCGCGTCACTACGAATTTTTTCCGACGGCGATGGCAAGATGAACCTATCGATCAAAGACATCGGCGGATCGGCATTGGTTGTTAGCCAGTTCACACTGTTGGCCGATTGCCAAAAGGGACGACGCCCGGCTTTCACCGATGCGGCCGATCCGGATATCGCGAAACGCTTGTATCAGCAATTTGCCGAAGAACTCGCCATCCTTGGCGTTCCTGTCGAGCGAGGTGTCTTCGCCGCAGATATGAAAGTCTCACTGGTCAATGATGGGCCGGTAACGATCGTCATTGATCGACACCCCAGTGCTCAAGTTGGTGCGTCAGCGCCACGGGGGCCAGCTTAA
- a CDS encoding CvpA family protein — MEIYDIVMLVVLISATLYGAVKGFAWQLASIASILGSYIVALKLREPFAQSISVEAPWNRFLAMLILYVGTSLLIWVAFRMVSGSIDRMKLREFDNHIGAVFGLFKGGLCCILVTMFAVTLSGERVREAVVSSKSGIYIAKVLDRSQSVTPPEIHDIIGPYIERFESQFAAGSTDAGGTSPGGGAIESAASWLASGPVSPSTQSGPQSNSSSIPWQPSAVTSEDARNWAAQQARQAVESTFQR, encoded by the coding sequence ATGGAGATTTATGACATCGTGATGTTGGTCGTGCTTATCAGCGCGACGCTTTACGGCGCTGTCAAAGGATTCGCATGGCAACTGGCTTCGATCGCATCGATCTTGGGCAGCTACATCGTCGCATTGAAGTTGCGTGAACCGTTCGCGCAATCGATCAGTGTCGAGGCGCCGTGGAATCGTTTTCTGGCGATGCTGATCCTTTACGTTGGAACGTCGCTGCTAATTTGGGTCGCGTTTCGAATGGTCAGCGGATCAATCGATCGGATGAAACTTCGCGAGTTCGACAACCACATCGGCGCGGTTTTCGGGCTGTTCAAAGGCGGCCTGTGCTGCATCCTGGTCACGATGTTTGCGGTCACGCTTTCTGGTGAGCGGGTTCGCGAAGCGGTCGTCAGCAGCAAAAGTGGGATTTACATCGCAAAAGTTCTTGACCGCAGCCAATCTGTGACCCCGCCCGAAATCCACGACATCATCGGTCCGTACATCGAGCGTTTCGAAAGTCAGTTCGCAGCCGGATCGACAGACGCGGGTGGGACCAGTCCCGGTGGTGGTGCGATCGAATCCGCCGCGTCCTGGTTGGCGTCCGGGCCAGTTTCACCAAGTACCCAATCGGGGCCCCAATCGAACTCTAGCTCGATCCCGTGGCAACCGTCGGCCGTCACGTCGGAGGACGCCCGAAATTGGGCCGCCCAGCAGGCTCGCCAAGCTGTCGAATCGACCTTTCAAAGATGA
- a CDS encoding acetyl-CoA carboxylase carboxyltransferase subunit alpha: MSGGPGLEFESNIAILEERIATLERQTDRTDEVETEMRSLRLELVKQLRETYSTLNAWQTVQVSRHKNRPYTRDYLNLAFDEFVELHGDKHFGDDRAMLSGFAKLDRFKVMVLGHQKGRTYKERAACHFGCAHPEGYRKAMVKMRLAEKYRLPLICFIDTPGAYPGIGAEERGQAQVIAESMFMMSRLKTPVICVVIGEGGSGGALGIGVGDKVAVLEHAYYSVISPEGCAGILWKSHEHAPKAAAALRFTSRDLKKLGVVDDVLEEPLGGAHRDHHQMASRLKTYLSRTLTELETKTGQELVDSRYEKFRRIGVFMELPA, translated from the coding sequence ATGAGTGGCGGCCCTGGACTAGAATTTGAATCGAACATTGCGATTCTGGAAGAACGTATCGCAACGCTTGAACGTCAGACCGATCGGACCGACGAAGTCGAAACGGAAATGCGATCGCTGCGGCTCGAGTTGGTCAAACAACTTCGCGAAACGTACAGCACGTTGAACGCGTGGCAGACCGTTCAAGTGTCTCGCCATAAGAACCGTCCCTACACGCGAGACTACTTGAACTTGGCATTCGATGAGTTTGTCGAACTGCACGGCGACAAACACTTTGGCGACGATCGCGCGATGCTTTCGGGTTTCGCCAAACTGGACCGCTTCAAGGTGATGGTGCTCGGACACCAAAAGGGGCGAACGTACAAAGAGCGCGCCGCGTGCCACTTCGGTTGTGCGCACCCCGAAGGCTATCGCAAGGCGATGGTCAAAATGCGATTGGCCGAAAAGTACCGACTGCCGCTAATTTGTTTTATCGATACACCCGGCGCTTACCCTGGAATCGGTGCGGAAGAGCGCGGCCAGGCCCAAGTCATCGCCGAGAGCATGTTCATGATGAGCCGGCTGAAGACGCCGGTCATCTGTGTCGTCATCGGCGAAGGCGGATCAGGCGGTGCACTGGGGATCGGCGTCGGCGACAAAGTGGCGGTTTTGGAGCATGCCTACTACAGCGTGATCAGCCCCGAAGGCTGCGCCGGAATCCTCTGGAAGAGTCATGAACATGCACCCAAAGCCGCCGCCGCACTGCGCTTCACCAGCCGCGATTTGAAGAAGCTTGGAGTCGTCGATGACGTGCTCGAAGAACCGCTCGGCGGCGCGCATCGCGATCACCACCAAATGGCATCGCGGCTGAAGACTTATCTGTCGCGAACGCTCACCGAATTGGAAACGAAAACGGGCCAGGAACTGGTTGATAGCCGCTACGAAAAGTTCCGTCGCATCGGCGTCTTCATGGAACTGCCGGCATAG